In one Papilio machaon chromosome 15, ilPapMach1.1, whole genome shotgun sequence genomic region, the following are encoded:
- the LOC106720954 gene encoding COP9 signalosome complex subunit 4 has protein sequence MPLTLQGVRQYLTELRNSGGLHKDQAEKYRNVLLEILVNPAELAESLKAFVEAIVNENVSLVISRQLLTDVSTHLALLPDEVSQEVSHFALDVIQPRVISFEEQVASIRQHLADIYERHQNWKEAANVLVGIPLETGQKQYSVDYKLETYLKIARLYLEVDDPVQAEAFVNRASLLQAETTNEQLQIYYKVCYARVLDYRRKFIEAAQRYNELSYRNIIHEDERMTCLRNALICTVLASAGQQRSRMLATLFKDERCQQLPAYSILEKMYLDRIIRRSELHEFEALMQSHQKATTSDGSTILDRAVFEHNLLSASKLYNNITFEELGALLETPPGKAERIASHMISEGRMNGYIDQISSVVHFETREILPQWDKQIQSLCYQVNSLIEKIAAAEPEWMAKVMEEEMIQ, from the exons ATGCCCTTAACGTTACAAGGAGTTCGTCAGTATTTAACTGAACTTAGAAATTCAGGCGGTTTGCACAAAGATCAGGCTGAAAA GTATCGTAATGTATTGCTGGAAATTCTTGTAAATCCCGCTGAACTAGCTGAATCATTAAAAGCTTTCGTTGAAGCAA TTGTAAATGAGAATGTGAGCCTCGTGATATCTCGGCAGCTGCTGACCGATGTGAGCACTCACTTGGCGCTGCTGCCTGACGAGGTGTCTCAGGAGGTGTCACATTTTGCTCTGGATGTCATACAGCCAAGGGTCATATCATTTGAAGAACAG GTGGCAAGTATAAGACAACATTTAGCTGATATTTATGAGAGACATCAGAACTGGAAGGAAGCAGCAAATGTTCTTGTTGGAATTCCTCTTGAAACTGGACAAAA gCAATACTCAGTTGACTACAAATTGGAGACATACCTAAAGATAGCCAGGCTGTACCTGGAGGTGGATGATCCTGTACAAGCTGAAGCATTTGTGAACCGAGCTTCACTTTTACAAGCTGAGACAACTAATGAACAACTACagatatattataaagtgtgCTATGCTAGAGTATTGGATTACAGaag AAAATTTATAGAAGCTGCACAAAGGTATAATGAACTGTCGTACCGCAATATCATACATGAGGATGAGAGAATGACTTGCTTGAGGAATGCTCTTATATGCACTGTACTTGCATCTGCag gcCAACAAAGGTCGAGGATGTTGGCAACATTGTTCAAAGATGAGCGTTGCCAGCAACTACCTGCATACTCCATTTTAGAGAAAATGTATCTCGACCGCATAATTCGCCGCTCAGAGTTGCATGAGTTTGAAGCATTGATGCAAAGTCATCAAAAG GCGACGACATCAGATGGGTCTACAATATTAGACCGAGCAGTGTTTGAGCACAACCTGCTGTCAGCCAGCAAGTTGTACAACAATATAACGTTCGAGGAGCTGGGAGCGCTGCTGGAGACGCCGCCAGGCAAGGCGGAGCGCATCGCCAGTCATATGATCAGTGAGGGCAGGATGAACGGTTATATTGATCAGATCAGCTCTGTTGTGCACTTTGAGA CACGTGAAATTCTACCGCAGTGGGACAAGCAGATCCAAAGCCTGTGTTACCAAGTAAACAGTCTGATAGAGAAGATCGCTGCAGCAGAGCCCGAGTGGATGGCCAAGGTCATGGAAGAGGAAATGATACAGTAG